One segment of Neoarius graeffei isolate fNeoGra1 chromosome 20, fNeoGra1.pri, whole genome shotgun sequence DNA contains the following:
- the nosip gene encoding nitric oxide synthase-interacting protein, translating into MTRHGKNCTAGAVYTYHEKKKDTAASGYGTQSVRLGKDAIKDFDCCCLSLQPCRDPVVTEDGYLYEREAILEYILRQKTEIAKKMKAYEKQKKALRSEGQLESGSEEREKIELFRNKESSIVSKPINPFITGQIKNTASSPSGSVSALSSSSSASASTESTSSSSLPSFWIPSLTPEAKPTLLKKPCKTVMCPMSGRPLKMSELISVHFTPLDPSLDRVALLTRQDRYVCAVTKDMLGNSVPCAVLRPSGSVVTLECVEKLICKDMLDPVSGDKLKERDIIVLQRGGTGFAGSGVSLCAKEARPVMQA; encoded by the exons ATGACTCGACACGGGAAGAACTGCACCGCCGGAGCCGTGTACACTTACCACGAGAAGAAGAAGGACACCG CCGCTTCTGGTTACGGCACTCAGAGTGTGCGGTTGGGGAAAGACGCCATCAAAGATTTCGACTGCTGCTGCCTTTCATTACAGCCGTGTCGAGACCCTGTGGTGAC tgaggATGGATACCTGTATGAAAGAGAAGCCATCCTGGAGTACATCCTCCGACAGAAAACTGAGATTGCCAAGAAGATGAAG GCCTATGAGAAACAGAAGAAAGCTCTGAGGAGTGAGGGTCAGCTGGAGTCAGGGTCAGAGGAGCGAGAGAAGATCGAGCTGTTCAGGAATAAAGAGAGCAGCATTGTCTCCAAACCCATCAACCCCTTCATCACAG GTCAGATTAAAAACACAGCATCGTCCCCCAGTGGCTCGGTGAGCGCTCTCAGCTCATCCAGCTCGGCTTCAGCGTCTACAGAATCCACTTCCTCCTCCAGTCTGCCCAGTTTCTGGATCCCCAGCCTGACCCCTGAGGCTAAACCCACACTGCTGAAGAAACCT TGTAAGACGGTGATGTGTCCGATGTCTGGTCGTCCTCTGAAGATGAGTGAGCTGATTTCGGTGCATTTCACTCCACTGGACCCCAGTCTGGACAGAGTGGCCCTGCTCACACGCCAG GACAGATATGTGTGTGCAGTGACCAAAGACATGCTGGGGAACTCTGTACCCTGTGCAGTGCTCAGACCATC aggATCAGTGGTCACTCTGGAGTGTGTGGAGAAGCTCATATGTAAAGATATGCTAGACCCAGTGTCTGGAGACAAACTGAAAGAGAGAGACATCATAGTCCTGCAgaga ggtgggacgggatTTGCTGGATCTGGAGTCAGCCTCTGTGCTAAAGAAGCTCGACCTGTCATGcaggcatga